The genomic DNA AGGTTAATAAATCGGAATGAGACCGAAACGGCAACACATACACGATGGGCCGTGCGAGTGACAGATTAAGCTGTTCGACCGGTTCAGAGGGAATACATTGGGTTTTTACCCAGGCAGAAAGCGGCAAATTCAATAGCTTGTAATAAATCTTTTGCCAGAGCGCCATGATTGTCAGTGCCTCAAATTCAAAATGCGCGCCAAGGATAGCAGAAAAGTGCCGCGAACTTGCAAACAAAGGTCGAGATTTACCGCTCTCCTGCGTGCAATCGGCGGCGTTCACGAGAATGCGATCCGCTTCTCGTGCGCATAATTAGTGCTTTTCAAGCCGTAGATTACTGGATATACTCACAGTTAACTGTATAAAAAGACAGGTAAGAGCATGAAGCCGTTAACCGCGAGACAGCAACAAATCTTCGATTTGATTAAAGCCCACATTGAAGAAACAGGAATGCCCCCGACCCGCGCCGAGATCGCCCGTCAATTGGGGTTTCGTTCCGCGAATGCCGCAGAGGAGCATTTAAAAGCCTTGGCCCGTAAAGGTGTGTTGGAAATCATTCCAGGGGCATCACGTGGTATTCGTTTGATCAGTGAAGAAGAAGTGGTCACGCCCGAAGAGCAAGGGCTGCCCTTAATTGGTCGTGTCGCCGCCGGTGAGCCAATACTGGCGCAAGAGCACGTCGAAAGCCACTATCAGGTCGATCCTGCTCTGTTCAAGCCCAATGCTGACTTCCTGCTTCGTGTCAATGGGATGAGCATGAAAGACATCGGTATTCTCGACGGTG from Salinivibrio kushneri includes the following:
- the lexA gene encoding transcriptional repressor LexA, translated to MKPLTARQQQIFDLIKAHIEETGMPPTRAEIARQLGFRSANAAEEHLKALARKGVLEIIPGASRGIRLISEEEVVTPEEQGLPLIGRVAAGEPILAQEHVESHYQVDPALFKPNADFLLRVNGMSMKDIGILDGDLLAVHKTQDVHNGQVVVARVDDDVTVKRLEKKGSQVVLHAENDEFMPISVDLTAQSLTIEGVAVGVIRNTDWM